The genome window CGCACGGTCCTGCTCGCCGCGATCACCAAGGGTGACGTACAGCAGACCCTGCCGATCGAAGACGAGCCGCGAGCCGAAGTGCCGGCTGGTGCTCGAGCGCGGTTCCTGGCGGAAGATCACCTTCACGTCTTCGAGCCGCGCCGCACCCTCGGCTTCGACGAGTCTCGCGCGCGCGACCTCGGTGCTGTAGCCACCGGACCCGGCGCCGGTATAGGAGAGGAAGAGCACGCCGTTCCTGCGGAAATCGGGATGCAGGGCGACGTCGAGCAGTCCGCCCTGACCGCGCTCCACCACCGCCGGCACGCCCGCGACCGGCTGCGCGACGAGCCTGCCGTCGGCTCCGACGATGCGAAGCCGCCCCGGGCGCTCGGTCACGAGCATGCGCCCGTCGGGCAGGAAGGCGAGACTCCACGGGTGCTCCAGCCCCTTCGTCAAAGTAACGACGCGCACCTTCTCCAGAGCAGTCGATTGCACCACGCTTTGTGCAGCCGCCGGTACGACGAAGACGATGCACGTCGCGAGAGCGGCGAGCAGGTTTCGGGAAATGCGGTTCATCGGTACGTCCGTGCGTCAAGCCTGAAGTCCTGTCGGAACCGATGGCGCGCGCGGAGTTCCCGCAGCGGCCGGGCGCGATGTCGGTCTGCGGTGTTCTCGGCGCACCTCGATCGGCGGGATCTCCGGCAGAGCCGGTAAGATTCGCACCTTGCATGTCGAGGGAAATTCCGATGCTCTACAGATTTGCCGTCCTGCTGATTGCCGCGGCGTTGTCGGGCTCGCTCTCCGCCTGCTTCGGCGGCGGCACCCGCGGACCGCAGATGCTCGCCGTCCAGGGTGCGCTCACTTACGCCGATGCGACCGCCCCGCCGCCCGAGACCCGCGCGATCGTCGAGATGCGGGACGCATCGGCGCACGATGGCAAGGTGCTCGCAGAGCAGCGCATCGACCTGCAGGGGCGGCAGCCGCCCATCCCGTTCGAGTTCAAGGTCGAGCGCGGGAAGCTCGTCGACGACAAGCCGTACGCCGTGCGCGCCGCGTTCCACTTGCGCGGTCGACCGACTTGGGTCTCGGATGCGGTGACCGTCACGTCACAGGCGGGTCCGGTCGACGTCGGCGTGCTCACGCTGAAGCCGTACACGGCGCTTGCCTTCGCGAGCGAACTCGAGTGTGGTGCGGAGCAGGTGACGATCGGCATGGCCGGCGATGTGCTGCGGCTCACCGCGGGCGATCAGTCGTTCGACATGCGGCCGCTTGCGGGTGCGAGTGCGTCGGGATCGAAATACGAGGCCGTGAGTGACCCCGTGACGACGCTCTGGAGCCACGGCGACGAAGCGCGCGTGATGCTCAAGGGACGCGAGCTTCCGCCGTGCACCGTCGCCGGCAGGCAAGCGCCGTTTCGCGCGACCGGCAACGAACCGGGCTGGCGGCTCGACATCGATGCCACCCGGATGAGCCTGCTCGCGCAC of Betaproteobacteria bacterium contains these proteins:
- a CDS encoding META domain-containing protein yields the protein MLYRFAVLLIAAALSGSLSACFGGGTRGPQMLAVQGALTYADATAPPPETRAIVEMRDASAHDGKVLAEQRIDLQGRQPPIPFEFKVERGKLVDDKPYAVRAAFHLRGRPTWVSDAVTVTSQAGPVDVGVLTLKPYTALAFASELECGAEQVTIGMAGDVLRLTAGDQSFDMRPLAGASASGSKYEAVSDPVTTLWSHGDEARVMLKGRELPPCTVAGRQAPFRATGNEPGWRLDIDATRMSLLAHNGKTRFVAPTPRAVESDGTRKYSSRQGGSDITVTISRHPCTDTMTGMPYPQSVVIVFDGETMNGCGGDPAVLLTGAEWEVTDVTGIRFADGARVTVGFGEDGKVAGTGPCNLYTAQYVLTGESLTIRKVSTTRMGCEAQTQKQEQAFLDALTKVQRFEIAADGALLLHTSDQRTITARRG
- a CDS encoding PQQ-dependent sugar dehydrogenase — protein: MNRISRNLLAALATCIVFVVPAAAQSVVQSTALEKVRVVTLTKGLEHPWSLAFLPDGRMLVTERPGRLRIVGADGRLVAQPVAGVPAVVERGQGGLLDVALHPDFRRNGVLFLSYTGAGSGGYSTEVARARLVEAEGAARLEDVKVIFRQEPRSSTSRHFGSRLVFDRQGLLYVTLGDRGEQDRA